The genomic segment GGCGAAGTGACGAGCGGTCCGGAAACGCCGGACACGGGTTGCGTAACGAGCGTCACACACCGACTCGCCAACACAACCGAATGTGTGGTACGAACGGCACTCGGTCGGACCTAGGGTCTGTCTCGGCGCCGCCGCCTGCCGGCGAGGCGTGGGGACAGGCCCGGGTTTGCCCGGAGCCTCGCCGCAGCCGGCCGTCGGCGCGCCGACGGGCCGTTCGGGGCGCGGGCGTCGGGCGCGATCGGGCGTCGAGGCGGTCCACCCGGGCATGGTGATCTTTCGTGATACGGAATGGGGTCGCGTGGTCGTGAGCGAGACTGGCTTTCTGGAGGGATGAGCACCGTCCACCTCGTCCAGCACGGCGAGAAACAACGCAGGGGAGGCGACCCGGGACTGACCGTCACCGGGCGCGCCCAGGCGCTGTGGACCGGGTCGTGCCTGCGAGGCAAGGGCATCACCCAGGTCTGGTCCAGCCCGCTGCGGCGCAGCCGGGAGACCGCGGAGATCATCGCCGCCGTGCTCGGCCTGCCGGTGCAGACCGACCCGCGGCTGCGGGAGCGGATGAGCTGGGACGGCAGCCAGCCGTTCGACGTCTTCCAGCGCGAGTGGGAACGCTCCACCGCCGATCGCGACTACCGGCCGCTGTGGGGCGACAGTTCCCGGGACGCCGGTGACCGCATCGCCGGGTTCCTCCGCGAGCACGCCGAGGACCGCGGGAACACGGTGGTCGTCTCGCACGGCGGCGTCACCGTCGACCTGGTTCGTACCCTGTTCGGCGACGAGCCGCTCGCCGGCCGACCCGAACTGCTCGCCCGCGGGGTGTCCCCCTGCTCGCTGACCACGGTGCGGTTCGACGGGGCCGCACCGGAACTCGAACGGTTCGCGGACGACCGGCACCTGTCCGCGCCGGAGGCGCCGACCGGCGCGTTCACCCACCAGGTCGGCGGGTACCGGCCGCGCTGGCTCTACACCGCCCGGGAGATCCTGGACGTGCACGGCGAGCGGCTGTCCCGGCTCGCCGGCCGGCCGCTGGAACACACCTGGGTGCTGTGGGACCGCGACCTCGACGAGTGGTACAGCGAGGGGCCGGTGGTCTTCCAGTTCGCCGGCGAGCGGCTCACCGCCTGCCACCGGCGTACCGGCGAATGCTCGCTGAGCTGGGACGATCTCGATCCGACCGAGCCGGTCGACGCCGGGGACGAGAGCCTGCGGTTGTGCTGGCGGGCCGACGTGCTGCCACCGCTCGGCCCGGCCGTCGGGCATCCGCTGCGGCTGCTGGACCTGGTCGAGGACGGCGACCCGGACGGTCGGTGGCTGATCAGCGGGCTGGACTTCGGCTTCGACGACCCGCACGTGGTGCTCGCGAACGTCGACGGGCACAACGCCCTGCTCGGGGTGCCGGCCGCCGGCTCCGAACCGCGCCGCCGGATCCGCGTTTCCTGATCCCGGCAAGCACCCCGGCAAGCCGGCCTCTCGGCAAGCCGAGCGCCTCGTCGAACGACGAGCCGAGCGCCGCGTCGAACCGGGCGCTCCGACGAGCCGAGCGCCGCATCGAGCCGAGCGCCCGGACAACGAGGACGGTGGCCCGCCGCTGCTGCGACGAGCCACCGTCGTACCGGGTCCTGGGGAGGCTCCGGACACCTGGTACGTCGGGTGTCCCCGGCCGCGCGTTACAGGCGGCGGGAACCTTCGCCGTCGGTACCGGCACGCTGCCGCGCGGTGGTCGCCGGCCGGCGGTGGTCCGGTGCCGGCAGATCGGGCCGGCCCGGCGGGTAGCGTTTGACTGCCCGGAGATGTCGTTTCGATTGGCGGGATGAGCGTGTCGCACCAGAACCTGATGCCCGAGCCGCCGGCGACCCTGCTGGCCGAGGAGCCCGAGCCGGCCGCCGAACTGGACGCGGCGGTGCGCGATGGCGGTGACGTCACCGCGGTCGCGGCGCACTTCCCGGCGTACAGCGCGGCCTGGGCCGAGCTGGCCGAGCGCGCCCTCGGGAACGGCGAGGTCGTCGCGGCGTACGCGTACGCGCGCACCGGCTACCACCGCGGCCTCGACCAGCTGCGCCGCAACGGCTGGAAGGGGTTCGGCCCGGTGCCGTGGTCGCACCTGCCGAACCGCGGCTTCCTGCGCTGCCTGCACGCGCTCGGGCAGGCCGCCGACCAGATCGGCGAGTCCGACGAGGCGGCCCGCTGCGCCACCTTCCTGCGCGACTGCGATCCCTCCGCCGCCGACGCCCTCGACGGCTGATCCGCTCGGCTCAGGACGACGCTGGCGGCGTTGTCGCGGGACTTGTGTGCAAACTACGCACACGGCGCCCCGCTCCGCCTTGCCAGCGTCGCCCTGAGCCGGCGGATTCAGCTGATCCGAGAGAAGACCCAACCCCGAAAACCCAACCGAACGGCAACCTCCTGGGCGCCGGGAAGGGGGCGCTTGGCGCAGGTACGGGGGGTCAGGCGGCGGCGCCGCGGCCGGCCACGGCGGTCCGGGTGTAGTGGCGCATTTCCTGGATGGCCGCGACGTACGGCTTGATCTCGGCGAAGAACGCCCGGAAGGCGGGGCTGCTGCGGAAGCCGGTGAGATGATCGGCGGCGGAGGTCCAGGTGATGCGCAGGACGTACGACTCGGGGTCGTCGTCGCAGCGGGTCAGTTCGTAGTCGACGCACTGCGGTGCGCTGGCGAGCGGCACCGCGGCGCGGGCGTACGCGGACTCGAACACCTCGGCGTCGCCGACCGGAATCCGATAGCGGGTGTACTCGATGATCATGAAACCAGCGAAGCATCGCGCCGGCGCGGCCGCAAGAACGCACTTTTCGGTGCGTGCCCGGTGAGCGCCGCGCGCGGCTACCACTGCCCGGTCGAGCTGACCATGGACGTCCTCGGGCACAAGTGGACGGCGGTGATCCTGGCGCACCTGAAGGAGGGCGTGCACCGCTACGGCGAGCTGCGCCGCCGGATGCCCGACGTCAGCGAGAAGATGCTCACCCAGCGGCTGCGGGAGCTGGAGCGGGCCCGGCTCGTCGCCCGCACCGTGCACGACGGGGTGCCGGCGCCCGTCTCGTACCGGCTGACCGACGAGGGCGCCAGCCTCGCCCCCGTGCTGCAGTCGCTGTACGACTGGGGCACCGAACACGCCGCCCGGCACGCCATCCCGCTCGACCCGATCAACTGAGGTCAGAGACCTTCGGCCACCGCCGCGGCGATCTTCAGCCAGGCGTCCCGGCTGGACTGCGTCAGGCCCGCGTAGCGGATCGGCTCACCCGAGTCGAGCAGCTTCTCGTACGGCGCG from the Actinocatenispora thailandica genome contains:
- a CDS encoding histidine phosphatase family protein; amino-acid sequence: MSTVHLVQHGEKQRRGGDPGLTVTGRAQALWTGSCLRGKGITQVWSSPLRRSRETAEIIAAVLGLPVQTDPRLRERMSWDGSQPFDVFQREWERSTADRDYRPLWGDSSRDAGDRIAGFLREHAEDRGNTVVVSHGGVTVDLVRTLFGDEPLAGRPELLARGVSPCSLTTVRFDGAAPELERFADDRHLSAPEAPTGAFTHQVGGYRPRWLYTAREILDVHGERLSRLAGRPLEHTWVLWDRDLDEWYSEGPVVFQFAGERLTACHRRTGECSLSWDDLDPTEPVDAGDESLRLCWRADVLPPLGPAVGHPLRLLDLVEDGDPDGRWLISGLDFGFDDPHVVLANVDGHNALLGVPAAGSEPRRRIRVS
- a CDS encoding DUF3151 domain-containing protein; amino-acid sequence: MSVSHQNLMPEPPATLLAEEPEPAAELDAAVRDGGDVTAVAAHFPAYSAAWAELAERALGNGEVVAAYAYARTGYHRGLDQLRRNGWKGFGPVPWSHLPNRGFLRCLHALGQAADQIGESDEAARCATFLRDCDPSAADALDG
- a CDS encoding putative quinol monooxygenase, giving the protein MIIEYTRYRIPVGDAEVFESAYARAAVPLASAPQCVDYELTRCDDDPESYVLRITWTSAADHLTGFRSSPAFRAFFAEIKPYVAAIQEMRHYTRTAVAGRGAAA
- a CDS encoding winged helix-turn-helix transcriptional regulator, with amino-acid sequence MSAARGYHCPVELTMDVLGHKWTAVILAHLKEGVHRYGELRRRMPDVSEKMLTQRLRELERARLVARTVHDGVPAPVSYRLTDEGASLAPVLQSLYDWGTEHAARHAIPLDPIN